Genomic segment of Jaculus jaculus isolate mJacJac1 chromosome 6, mJacJac1.mat.Y.cur, whole genome shotgun sequence:
acagagaaagagcaaaacaaggggcggggggggagccagggcttaagctgggtttacacagaacaccagtatgaccccctggcccattagagtgaatggggcctgcactGTCCATAtgggcagaggctgtacaggCCACGACTGTCGGCTGTTTAGCTTGTTAGTGGGCAAGGTGGGCATCTGTGCTCCTGATGGAGTTAACAGCTAGTAGtgaaagatgagagctcaggaggtggagggagaggagggagggggaagaagtgTCCCAAGATGGTGTAATTGAACCAAAGATGccccttagggtacagtagaccagagagtgagagacCCAAGATGTCGAGAGTGCgtctttctcaagacctggggttggggcccaaAAGCCTGGTGTGCTGCCACAGCTTCCACGAGGAGGGGTTAAACCCGAGAGCAGGCCAACCCGAGAGGAACACTTCCCGAGGTGGCGGAGGAgacaagaagggaagaagagctaGGCCAAATTGTGGTGGGTGTAACAGCTGGCATCAATGGTCCAAAGCCCTCAGAGGGTCAATGGCAGCTCGGTGgcctggtcaggggaaaggaggtctggccacccaagagggcaaccagaagTCTATCCGAGTCATGGCACCAGCTGTAAGGTgccatgcaaaccactctgaggctaaaaaatgaaagcttttattcaggaaaagcacgagctgccagggctgattCTCAAGAGAGGGGCCCAGCCAATCTGAGTTGTCAGGTAGTGGGCTTTtccagttgggggaaggtgaggaaggaaaaataagccatttgttaagttgaatagaaaagttcctgtaggggagatcattacattacattaaccattaaaatagctagggtgaccccagaacagtgaccatgtaacttaggagataagggggcaggaaaccatgacctggggcattgttaggcaagcaGGGGATAATGACCAGGTGGTTTCTTGAGAAGTGCAGATAGcacacttccttatgtctctgtcaccactctgctgtccttggtgactccatcttgggagcccgtCCCAACCTAACAGATACCACCTGCTGCAGAGAAGGGTAGGGGGTCTGAACCCCAAATCTTGCCCCACGTGCTTAGGAATTACCTCTCCCTTTAAGCAGAGGTGGCACTAGCCAGTCGTGGTCCAGGCAAGCAGTGAGAATGTGCCTGAGTCTCCTACCCCTGCCCTGTGCCTCCAGCTTGCTGTGCTCAGGGATGGCCTTAATGGAACCCTCAGGCACTCCTATTATATTGCAGCCAGACGCTAAGCTGCTGGCCACTCTTGCGCTGGGCTGGTCAGCATACCATTTCCTTCTTTGTAAAGCTTTTGTAAGCCTCCCTGTGGTTCAAGGAGCCCAGGCAGGCAGTTTGAACACATAGGCGTAGTGTGCCTCCCCAGTCCACTGCAGTTCAGTGCGCGTCACTAGGAGTCAGCCTGGATCTCATTTGAGAGGGCCATTCACTTTGCCTGTGGCTCATTCTTACTGCCACCTAGTGGTCCAGGGATGACAATGCACCATCTGGGCGCATGCCCCTCCTGAATTGCTGCCTTGTGTGGTTCTGCTGGAAAAGGAGACTCCCAGAATGTTGGTACCTGTGAGTCCCAATGCCCAGATCACACCTTGCAACAAGCCCTGCTTGTCCTCAGAGTTCTCTGACCAGGAGTCCACTGGGGTTTTCTAGCCACTATTAGTTGTCCTTGACCCCAGATCAACCCCTCTCTTGTCCTCGAGGCTGCATATCTGGCCTTTCCTGCTCAGATGGCTGCATGGACGCTGTCCTTAGgagtcagaatttttttttttgttttttcgaggtagagtctcactgtggtccaggctgacctggaattcactatgtagtctcagggtggccttgaactcacggtaatcctcccacctctgcctcccgagtgctgggattaaaggcgtgtgccaccacgcctggtttaggaGTCAGACTTTTTTGatgctcttcccccccccccccgagtctCCACTTAGGGGCTCTGCTGTGTGTTGCCAGGTGTCTTCTCCATTTGTGCCTGTCTTTCTAGGACTGCAGAGAGGGTCCTCTGGGGGATCTCCACAGCCCTGTGTCCCCCCCAGGTCACGTGGTCTGGGAGGGCTCTACAAGATGGGGAGAGTGCAGTGTTCCCCAGCCTTCCCGGGGTGGGCCTGTTGGGAGCTCTCTGTATTGTCACGGCCTCACCAATCGGACACATTGTCTCTCCATTGTGTGTCGAGGGGCTGCTGAGGGGTGGCATTGAGGCAAGAGGAGGCTGGGCAGCAGCAACTGGTTGAGGGTAGTGCTCTGAGCCACTCTGCCCCTTGCATCTCTCTTCTGGCCCCTAAGGGCTGAAGGGACAAGTTGTGCGGCAAAGTGACCAGTAGTGCTATGTCTATTGAGGACCCTGGTGACTCCCAGGGGACTTTGAGGCAGAGGCTGAGGTGAAGTACTGGGCCCTTACCTTGCTTCCTACCCAGAGAGCCCCATGTGTGGGCTTCTGTCCCCAGGGCCACTGCTGGAAGGATGGCCAGCCTGCAGAAGGCCAACGGAAGCTTGGAGTGGTTGCCGCCCCTGGCACCCAACATCAGCCAGCCTCACCGCTGCCTGCTACTGCTGTATGAGGACATCGGCTCCTCCAGGTGGGGCTGGCAGCCAGGGGGCGGGCTGTGGTTTCATGGGCTGCAGGGGGCCTGGGGACTAGGGAGGGCATAGATCACCAGTGAGCCAGCCTCTGTGCCTTCCACCAGGGTTCGATACTGGGACCTCCTGCTGCTCGTCCCCAATGTGctcttcttcatcttcctgcTCTGGAAGCTTCCATTTGCTCGGGCCAAGATCCGTGtcacctccagccccatttttatcaCCTTCTACATCCTGGTAAGTTTATTTCAACTAATGACGGGAAGCTCATCCCAACCTGTACTGGCTTAAGCACCAGAGGGAATGAATGAACTGTGTTAATGAAAACAagcttcagggatggagagattgcttagtggttaaggcacttacctgcgaagcctgaggacccacataagccagatgcacatggtggtgcatgatctggagttcgtttgcagtggctggaggtcctggcatgcccatattcatcttctctcaagtaaataaaaaaattaattttttttttttaatttgagagcgacagacacagagagaaagacagatagagggagagagagagagaatgggcgcgccagggcttccagcctctgcaaacgaactccagacgcgtgcgcccccttgtgcatctggctaacgtgggacctggggaaccgagcctcgaacggggtccttaggcttcacaggcaagcgcttaaccgctaagccatctctccagcccaagttaaatatttttttaaaaagaaagcaatctTCAAGTATGGTCCCAACACCACacccttctcctttcctcaccACACAGGTGTTCGTGGTGGCCCTGGTGGGCATTGCCCGGGCCGTGGTGTCCATGACAGTCAGCGCTTCAGACGCTGCCATGGTTGCCGACAAGGTGTGGAGGATACTGACTGGGTGGAGTTTGACACTGTGCTTGTGCCTGTGGGAGGGATACAGAGGTGGCTGTCTGGGTGGAGCCCACCCCGGGTTGACCCTGTGCCACTCTGTGCCCAGATCCTGTGGGAGATCACTCGCTTCTTCCTGCTGGCCATCGAGCTGAGTGTGGTCATCCTGGGCCTTGCCTTTGGTGCGTGTGCTGTGGGGCCACCCTCTGACCTGGGCTCACCTCCCTGCCCCACCTGTAGCCACCCTGCGGTAGCCACTTGGGAAGAGACACTGACTGACCCATGTCTTGCAGGTCACCTGGAGAGCAAGTCCAGCATCAAGCGGGTGCTGGCCATCACGACAGTGCTGTCACTGGCCTATTCCGTCACCCAGGTTTGTGGCCGAGGGTCAGGATTCCTGTGATCAAGAGGTCACTAGAGCAGGCAAGGTCAGCCTCCCCCGATACAGAGTCCAGGAGTCTGAGAACTGCTTTATACAGCACCCATTCGGGTCCTGAGAATGATGTGCCGCTAGCCTGTGTCTGTCAGGGTGGGGCTGTGCCTCAACACGACTCCACCAGGGCCTTGTTGGATTCTGGAGCTAAGTGGGCAGGCCCTGGCCAAGGTGCTGTAAGGCCTAGGCCCTGCAGGGGAAGGCTGAGAGTGCCCTCCTTGGTATAACCTCCTTTCCTACTGCCCACCACAGGGGACTCTGGAGATCCTCTACCCTGACACTCACCTGTCAGCCGAGGACTTCAACATCTATGGACATGGGGGCCGCCACTTCTGGCTGGTCAGCTCTTGCTTCTTCTTTCTGGTGAGGCTGGGACGGCTCCCCGGGGACAGGTGGGGGAATCCGGCCTGGCCCTATCTCACCGTCACCCGTCTCTTTGCAGGTCTACTCGCTGGTGGTAATCCTGCCCAAGACCCCGCTGAAGGAGCACGTGTCTTTACCCTGTGAGCATCTGCTGGAGAGTGGGGTGGCAGGGGGGGGGGGTACCAGCTTCCAAAGCTGCAGCTGTGGAGCCCATGGGACACACTGAGATGAAGGGTCCGGGCATGGCAGGCAGAACCCAGTGCTGGCAGAGCATAACCCTTCCCTTCTGGTCCCCGCAGCACGGAGAAGCTTCTACGTGTATGCAGGCATCCTGGCCACGCTCAACCTGCTACAGGGGCTGGGGAGCGCGCTGCTGTGTGCAGACATAATCGAGGGGCTCTGGTAAGGGCGGGGGTATCCACTGCTGGGGTGGGATGATGGGAGTGCCTGTCCACGGCCGGCTCAGTGCAACAGGGTGGGCCCACAGGCCAGGCTTCACTGATGAGCCCCCCCTCCGCAGCTGTGTGGACGCCACCACCTTCCTGTACTTCAGCTTCTTCGCGCCACTCATCTATGTGGCCTTCCTCCGAGGCTTCTTCGGGTGAGTGGCGGGCTTGGCGCCGGGACCGCGCGCCCCCGCGTGGCGGCTGGCGGGACTGCGCCGGCACTGTCTGCTTGGATTGGACCAGTCAGTAGTGGGGCACAGACAGACACAGGCACCTCCCCACAGGGTAGAGAGGTGGTTCTGCAGTGCTGTCTCTCAGTAATTCATTACCTACTGTGCCAGATCATTCTGTAGCCATGAACACCACTGGGAGCAAAGCAGACAGCAGGAAGCAGGAGTCCCCGGAGAGACCATGGGATTCTGCAGTGggctctagtgtgtgtgtgtgtgtgtgtgtgtgtgtgtgtgtgtgtgtgtggacagggaCTGGACTGGGGAGTGGGAGCCACAGCTGGACACTTTGGGAGCATTGGCCCAGGCTTGGCGAAGACCAGCATAGACTGTTGTCTCCAACGAGGGCCTGATGCAGCCCTGGGTGAAGGAGCTTGCCCCAGCTCTCAGGAGTGAGCAGGGACAGGCCTCAAAGCAAGTCTTGCTGCACTGCGTGGTCCCTGCAGGGGACCTTGGGGAGGCCTAACCAAGAGTTTGCTTCCCTCTAGCCTCTGCCTCAGGGAGGTTGGACTCCCCCCAACTTCTCTGTGGGTTCCCTCCTTACTTCTCTTCCCCCAGTTCGGAGCCCAAAATCCTCTTCTCCTACAAGTGCCAAGTGGATGAGGCCGAGGAGCCGGACATGCACCTGCCACACCCCTATGCTGTGGCCCGGCGTGAGGGCATGGAGGCCACGGGACCCACAGGGGCCTCGGCCGCCAGCTATTCCAGCACACAGTTTGACTCTGCCGGGGTGGCCTACCTGGATGACATTGCATCCATGCCCTGCCACGCGGGCAGCATCAATAGCACGGACAGCGAGCGCTGGAAGGCCATCAATGCCTGAGTGGTGCCCCGGCTCAGCCCGTGAGGACACACTGGCTCCCAGGCACTGCTCAGGACCTCGTGTGTATGGCCAGGCTGCAGCCCCCAGTAGGTATGCCTAATTCCCTGAGGCTTCTACCTGTTTTTGGTCACCTGTGTGTCAGCTGGGGACCTCCACCTACCCAGCCACCACAGCCTGGCTTTGATCAGCAGCTGCTGGGGCCCTGCCACCTCGCCCTTCTGCCCCTGCCCTCAGCCTTCTCAGCCTGCTGGGCTGCAGTGTGTATATTTTCTTgatctattttttaataaaaactaaaagagcAGCAGGTGTGGGCTGGTTCCTCTCAGCAGGAGGGCCACACTCCTAGCCAGGAATGTGATTCCCAGGTGGGTTGGGGATCCTGTTGGCAACTGTTGCCTATTGGAGCTGAGGTCACCCACTGAGCTCACAGTTCTATTTGGTAGTGCCTGAGGTCACCCAGTCTGCTCTGTAGGTGGTCATTGAGAGCCACACCACCTCGAGTTCTGTCATCTGTAAAGGGGGGACAGTGAGGCCCATCTGTAAGCTTTAGGCTTGTGAGGCTGGCAACTCTCATTCTGAGTCTCTGAAAGAGTGCTGGTCACAGGGTGCCGCTCAAAGGACAGATGTTGGAGGGACATTGAGAATGCAATGGCAGCTGGCCATGGGGACCTACAGGACAAAGCATGGGGACTGCAGGTGCTCTGCAGACACATGTTGCTACAGATGGGGACTTCTCACTGCTCCCCCACCCCTGAGCAGGAGCCCACCAAAGTCATAGCCAAGCTGAATGGTCTAAGCCCAGAGGTCACAGCCAGGTCCCCAAGGGCATCAGCTTTAACAGACCTTGTCACTGTGGGGGCCATATATCAGGTTGCCTGGGATCCAGGGTGAGAGCCGCATAGTCAGCTGCACTAGTTGTGAGAGGATGGGCAGGGTGCTAGGATTTCTGGAGGCTTCTTCAAGGAGCGCGCATAGCTGGCGCTCTGCAGATTACATGGGAGCCTTCTAGGCAGGAACAAGGAGTTTATGGGGCACTGGGATGAGGGCTAATTGGGGACAGGAGGAGAGGGATGGACAGTCCATTCCAGAGCTGGGTCTACATGGGCAGTCTGCTGTGTGTGGCCTGTGATGTTACAGAGTCAGCCTTGGCTCATCAGGGTGAACATTGAGTATGCTGCCAGGCTCAGGAGCCAGCCGCAGAATAGAGGTAAGCCTTGTTCCGTTTTACACTCAAGGCATAATTTTAAAATGGGCACTAAAGGGGGCTCAGTGGGTGAGAATGTTCACCACATGAGCTTGAGAGGGTCTGAGTTCAATATCCGGCACTCGCATAAAAATCAGGGTGTGACCACTCATGTCTGTAACTCTAGTCCTGTGGGgtacagagactggagaattactGGGGTTCACAGCCATTCAGTGaactactgcctcaaaaaaaacatatAGGAGGACACCCtaccttctcctctggcctccatatgcatgcacacatctgcacacataggTGCATACactatatctgtctcttttttgttgtttatttttgtttatttgagagtgacagagagagaaagagtcagaaagatagagaatgggcacgccagggcctccagccaccgcaagctccagatgcatgcactaccttgtgcatctggcttatgtgggttctggggaatcgggcctcgaaccggggtccttaggcttcacaggcctctTCAGCCTGGTGCATACACTATACtatcatagacacacacatactcacaccaaGAAAAAATAGGTACTATGTACATGTGGCAAAAGCCAAGCACAAAGGTCTTGCAGTGTGAAGATAACCTTTGGTAGACGACTCACCCCTCTGGCTCTGAGCTTGTCCCCACCCCCAGGGCAGGAGCAAGAGTCTTGGTGACCTCCCAGATGGCTCTGTTTTGCCCCAGCTTTTCTTTCTAGCTTCCTATCCTGAAAgcttcccccccccaccgccccgccAACCGTTCTCTGTGGTGGGTCTTGGCCACCTGGGAAGACAGGCAGGAGAAGGGTTCCCCTCTAGGAGtctatgtgtgtgggtgctggcAGTGCCACTCTGGGCATGGGCTTGATGTTGCCACAATAAACAGAAATCTCTGGTGACTTACGCAAGAGCAGCCTCTGGCGCACGTAAGCCTGATTAGTTTTAACTAGTCTTCTGAGGGACTAGTAGCTGTCCTCCCATATATGGTCGTCTTCTGTCTCACTGTACTAGAACTCCCACAGCTGCTTCGAATCAAGCCTTCATTTTCTAGTCTTTTCTGTGGGTGGGAGGGGCCCAGCTGCCAAGTCCTGGGTCACTGGGGTGGAAATGGGTCATATAGCTTCCATCCACGAGGGAAGCTGGGCTTGCTCACTGGGATGCACTGGTGATGGCTGGAGCAGTAGCAGCTGTCTACACTCAGAGGAGCTCTGGGACCAGAAGCCTCTCCTGCAGCAAACAAGACAGAAGCACCCATGAACTTGACACTGTGGTGTTTGTCATGGCCGTGGAACTCTGCCTTCTGATGACTTCTGGAacgtgaaagagagaaaatggctatCTTGTTTAACTACATGGGAGGCCCCCTTATCCCCGAGCTAATCTGCACAAGCACACTCCTCTCTCTGCCCGCGCTTTGCAGGCTGTCTTTGGGAAGAGGCTGCCCGGGCCTCTCATGCAGGGCCGCTTCTGGTGGCCGCGTCTGGGTGTAGTAGGCATCACTCAGAGGTGTGGCTGATGTGGGTTTTGGAGTCCTCCCTATGATGACGAGTCACCAGTGGTGGCCCATTGTTCTGGTCTTCCTTCTGTCCTGTTGTTATGGCTGTGGACCATGGGCACGCCAGACTAGGAAGGCCAAGGCTTCCTTCCTTGTTGGTGGCATGGGTGATGGATGACTGGTTGATGACTTCCTCCTCAGCATGATGTGACCTTGATGCCCTGTGCTCCAAGTTGGCATTTCCCAGGCTCCTTTGCAGTCTCTCATGTGACTTGCTTCTGGACAGTGGATGGTAACAGCAGTCAATAGGAGAGTCTTGATCAAGCAGAGACGGTATGAAGAGAGCTGACTCAGCTGGCAAGAagggcttttcttcttttctttaaaaaaaacttttatttattttgtaaggcCTGGACCTCACAGCTACccccctaccttggcctctcaagtgctgagattaaaggtgtgcgccaccatgccagtttAATTGGGGCTGTTTTGTCCTCCTTCTCCCTGGAACACAGACATGATGACTGAATCTCTGGCATCCATCTTGGACTATGATGCCAAACAAGGGGGTGGATGTCTGCTAGGGCTGCTCTTGCAGCATGCCCCACCCTGGGTGCTTAAAACCACAAGCGTTTAGTCCTCCCCAATCCGGAGGCTGGGAATCCTAAATGTTGTTTGGATTCTCCTAAGGCCTGTCTCTTTGGCTGTCCATGCATCCTAACCCATGGGCTTGCTTGTTCCTGGGGTCTCTATGCATACACATTTCTTCTTACAAATATAGGAGTCCAGAGTGGATTAGACATTGGCTTTCTGGCCTCACTTTAATGCCATTACCTGTTTAATGTCCCTTCTCCAAGTGCAGTCAAGTTCTGAAGTCCTGGAGTCAGGGTTTGGCACATGACAAATGACATTAGAATCCCTCTACATTATTCTGACGCTGGTCAAAACcctgggacagggctggagagatggcttagctgttaaggtacttgcctgcaaagccaaaggacccaagttcgattccccaggacccatgtaagccagatgcacaaattggcacatggaTTTGgtgattctctcaaataaataaaagctaaattaaaaaaaaaaacaggtgggcatggtggcacacacctttaatcccagcacttgggaggcagaggtaggaggatcgccatgagttcaaggccgccctgagactacaaagttaattccaggtcagcttggaccactGGACcggagtgagatccttcctcaggaaaaa
This window contains:
- the Tpra1 gene encoding transmembrane protein adipocyte-associated 1 — protein: MASLQKANGSLEWLPPLAPNISQPHRCLLLLYEDIGSSRVRYWDLLLLVPNVLFFIFLLWKLPFARAKIRVTSSPIFITFYILVFVVALVGIARAVVSMTVSASDAAMVADKILWEITRFFLLAIELSVVILGLAFGHLESKSSIKRVLAITTVLSLAYSVTQGTLEILYPDTHLSAEDFNIYGHGGRHFWLVSSCFFFLVYSLVVILPKTPLKEHVSLPSRRSFYVYAGILATLNLLQGLGSALLCADIIEGLCCVDATTFLYFSFFAPLIYVAFLRGFFGSEPKILFSYKCQVDEAEEPDMHLPHPYAVARREGMEATGPTGASAASYSSTQFDSAGVAYLDDIASMPCHAGSINSTDSERWKAINA